The DNA sequence AAATGAACGTAGGAATAGTAACCTGAGGCAATCAGGGATACGGTTAGAAAAATCACCATTAAGGCGGCATTCCATTTGTTGGCCGGAGTGATTCGCTTTTTATCGGTGCCTTTGACAACGCCTACAAGTACAAATATTCGATGTACGAGTAAAATCGCTACCAAAACAAAGAAAGCCCCGACTAAAATTACAAGGTTCTGCATGGATGTGGTTCTTAATTATATAGGGTAATAGTTTATCAAATCTATATGCTCAACCAACTGTGTAAAGGCTGGGTTGAAAAATAAAAATATGACGTCTGTCATAATTCATTGCGATAATAGTTAGACTTTTCCTTTCAAGCAATAAAAATCCATGAAAAATATATCTTAACCGCTATTCAATTGAATGAAAGCACGCCAAAACGAAAATACACTGTTTGAGCCCCAACCTTAATAATCCCAACAAAAAGCGCTTCACAACACCATAACGGTCTATTTCCCTCGAAAAAACAATATACATGAGTCAAACAACAAAACATGATGCATATCATTTATATAAATATAATACTATTTTAATGTGTATTTGTTGCCCATTTCGACCAAAAAAAAGAGCCATGGACTACTCCATGACTCTTGTTCATATTGATTCTAATTTAACTATAAGGCTAAATCCTCTTCAAAACCAAAGATTTCCTCCAGGCTAATCTGCTGCAAGTCACCGTATTTCGACAACTCCTTAAAGTCCAAATTCTCTTTTTTGCCGATCACCGCCAAATTGTAATTCCCTCCTTTGATCATCTGCTGCTGAAATTTCATCAGGTCGTCAAGGGTTAATTTTTTAAGCTCGTTATACACTTCCTCAGTCTGATCTTCGGTCAATCCTTTACGGAGCGTGGACTCATAAGCATTCAGTACGCCTGCACGAATCACCCTGCTCGACTCCATTTTCTTGAGCACCGCCACCTTGGAAGCCTCAAAGTTTTTCTCGACCCGAGGAGGGTTATTCAATAGGTCAGTCATGCCTTCAAGGGCATCCTTCAGCTTATCTGATTGCGTGCCAATATAAGCAAACATCATGTCGCGCTTGGCCTTTTCATTGGCAGGGACATAAGCGGCATACACCGAATAAGCCAATGCCTTGGACTCCCGCATCGTGGTGAAGACAATGGATCCCATACCGCCACCAAAATATTGATTGTACAACGTTACCAATGCCGTTTGCTTCGGGCTGTAAGTATCCAGCGGAGCGATCATCACCACTTCCGCCTGGCGCATGTCATAATCTACCCAAAAGACCTGAGGTTTTTCCGCCTCCAAAACCTTAAAGTCCACTTCTTCGGGCAATGCTTTCAAAGTTGCAGGTAGCTGGTGTTTTTCATCCAGCACACTCACGAGCGTTTCCATTTCGAGCGGACCGTAATATTCCACCTTGTGGGTATAATCCAACATATGATGGATTTTATCAATCAGCTGATCTGCTTTCAGTGCTTTTAACTGACTATTGGACAGATCATGTCTTGTTGGCGATTTTTTACCGTAGGCTGCATAAGCCCTCAGGCCAGAAAACAACAGGGCCTGCTTGTTCTTCACAAGGTCTGCACGTTGTTTCAGTTTGCCGTCAATCATGTTGGTCAAGGCCTGCTCATCCGCTTTTACATTTTTGAGCAAATCTTCAAACATTTCCAGTGCAGGCTCAAAATTCTCCGTGAGGCCAGAGAGGCTTACATACACCTTACGGTCGCCGGAATAAACCCCGTAATCACAGCCGAGCTTGTAAAACTCCTGCTTTAAGGCTTCAGCCGAGAGTTTGTCTGTACCAAGGTAAGAAAGGTAGTTTACCGCATGTGCCAACACCGGATCGTTGTTTGAGCCCCTGTCGAGTTGATAAACCAGCGAGAACAAATCATTTTCTGTGTTCTGCTTATACCATACCGCAATATCCTGCTTCATGGCGCCAACGGCCATATCATTCTTGAAGTCCACAAATACGGGCTTCAGGTCGGGCATTGGCTGACCGTTCACTTCCGCAAGGAAAGCCGAAGATTTATCCCTGTTCAGGTGTACCTCTGTGATCTGTGGTTTTTCCACCTTCTGACTCACTTCCTTTTCACCTGTCTTTTTATAGATCACCACATAGTTATCACCGAGGTATTCATTGGCATAATCCATCACATCCTGCTTCGTCAGTGCTTTCATTTGCTCATCATCATCCACATAATCAGCCCAGCTGATATCATTGGTGAAAGCCGTAACAAAGTTGGCCGCACGCTTGGCGTTACTCTCCTGCTCACGGATGGTCGAAATTCGGAAATCGTTCACAATGGCATCAATCAACCAATCATCAAACTCCCCTTTCTTGAGCTTATTGACTTGTTCAAGCAACAGGTCTTTGACCTCTTCGAGGGATTGCCCCTCACGAGGTGCGCCGTGTAAAATAAAGGTCGAGTAATCGTTGTTGGCAGACACATAAGAATAAGGGTTCAGCACCTTCTGCGATTGCGAAAGGTTCAGGTCAATTAATCCCGCACTACTGTTGGAGAGGATCATATCAGCCAGCTTGGCCACCGTCCGCTCTTCCGCCATATTTCCTGGAATTTTAAAGCCTATCTGTACATATTCAGCCTCAGGACCGGTAATGGTTTTCTCCTGAATTGCTGATAATGGTGCAGATTTCTGCTGTTCGTAAGCGGCCAGCGGCTTTGCTTCCCAGCCGCCGAAATGCTCCTGAATTTTAGCGATGGTTTCGTCATAATCCAGATCACCACTCATACAAATCGCCACATTGTTGGGCACATAATATTTGCTGAAGTATGCTTTAATTTTGGTGATCGAAGGGTTTTTCAGGTGGTCAATTGTTCCGATAACCGTTTGCTTACCATACTTATGATCTGGAAAGAGTGTTTTCGACATGGTTTCATAAACCTGCCATCCGTCATTATCAAGTGACCGGTTTTTCTCTTCATAAACCGCCTCAAGCTCGGTATGAAACAAACGGTTGACCTCCATCGAGAAGCGTTCCGCTTCCACTTTCAGCCATTTATCAACAGCATTGGCAGGAATATCATTCACATAAACTGTTCTGTCTTCCGTTGTGTAGGCGTTCGTCCCGGTAGCACCCATACTACTGAGCATTTTATCATACTCATTGGCGATGGCAAATTTAGAGGCCTCAAGGCTTACCTGATCTATCTTCGCATAATAGGCCTTTCTCTCCTCAGGGTCATCGAGGGTGCGATAGTGCTCAAACATCTGCTCAATGCTGTCGAGCAAAACTTTTTCCTGCGCCCAGTCCTGCGTCCCGAACTTTGAGGTCCCCTTGAACATCATGTGCTCGAGGTAATGTGCGAGTCCTGTCGCATCAGTAGGGTCATACTTCCCGCCAGCTTTCACGGCGATGTAAGTCTGAATACGAGGGGTGGCGTTGTATTTCGAAAGGTAAACTTTCAGCCCATTATCGAGGGTGTAAATACGGGCCTTCAGCGGGTCGCCTTCCACATACTGATAGGAAATGCCATTGGCGCCAGTTTCGGTGCGCATACCCGTGCCTGTGGGCTCGCCCTGATGTTCCTGGGTGGCACATGCTCCAAAGAGAAGCCCCATCAGAAGCACCAATAAGTAGGTTGTGTTTTTCATTGAGTCAATTAAAAGTAAATGAATATTGAAATCAATATAAAGTACTAATAATAACATTATAAACGAAATTATTGAACTTTTTAAAGATCAACATTATTGTGCTTTACCATAAAAAAAAGCCCCAGGTCAATGACTGACCTGAGGCTTTACATAAAACTATATGCTCAAATTAAATATGATGATGTTTTGCTT is a window from the Persicobacter psychrovividus genome containing:
- a CDS encoding M16 family metallopeptidase; protein product: MKNTTYLLVLLMGLLFGACATQEHQGEPTGTGMRTETGANGISYQYVEGDPLKARIYTLDNGLKVYLSKYNATPRIQTYIAVKAGGKYDPTDATGLAHYLEHMMFKGTSKFGTQDWAQEKVLLDSIEQMFEHYRTLDDPEERKAYYAKIDQVSLEASKFAIANEYDKMLSSMGATGTNAYTTEDRTVYVNDIPANAVDKWLKVEAERFSMEVNRLFHTELEAVYEEKNRSLDNDGWQVYETMSKTLFPDHKYGKQTVIGTIDHLKNPSITKIKAYFSKYYVPNNVAICMSGDLDYDETIAKIQEHFGGWEAKPLAAYEQQKSAPLSAIQEKTITGPEAEYVQIGFKIPGNMAEERTVAKLADMILSNSSAGLIDLNLSQSQKVLNPYSYVSANNDYSTFILHGAPREGQSLEEVKDLLLEQVNKLKKGEFDDWLIDAIVNDFRISTIREQESNAKRAANFVTAFTNDISWADYVDDDEQMKALTKQDVMDYANEYLGDNYVVIYKKTGEKEVSQKVEKPQITEVHLNRDKSSAFLAEVNGQPMPDLKPVFVDFKNDMAVGAMKQDIAVWYKQNTENDLFSLVYQLDRGSNNDPVLAHAVNYLSYLGTDKLSAEALKQEFYKLGCDYGVYSGDRKVYVSLSGLTENFEPALEMFEDLLKNVKADEQALTNMIDGKLKQRADLVKNKQALLFSGLRAYAAYGKKSPTRHDLSNSQLKALKADQLIDKIHHMLDYTHKVEYYGPLEMETLVSVLDEKHQLPATLKALPEEVDFKVLEAEKPQVFWVDYDMRQAEVVMIAPLDTYSPKQTALVTLYNQYFGGGMGSIVFTTMRESKALAYSVYAAYVPANEKAKRDMMFAYIGTQSDKLKDALEGMTDLLNNPPRVEKNFEASKVAVLKKMESSRVIRAGVLNAYESTLRKGLTEDQTEEVYNELKKLTLDDLMKFQQQMIKGGNYNLAVIGKKENLDFKELSKYGDLQQISLEEIFGFEEDLAL